From Streptomyces griseorubiginosus, one genomic window encodes:
- a CDS encoding NAD(P)H-dependent glycerol-3-phosphate dehydrogenase yields the protein MSKPVKAAVFGTGSWGTAFGMVLADAGCEVTLWARRPELADAVNSTRTNPDYLPGVELPENLRATADAAEAARDAELTVLAIPSQTLRANLAEWTPLLAPDTVLVSLMKGVELGSAMRMSEVIEDVAKVGQARIAVVTGPNLAREIAARMPAAAVVACTDEAVARRLQASCHTPYFRPYTNTDVVGCELGGAVKNVIGLAVGIADGMGLGDNAKGSLITRGLAETTRLGLAMGADPLTFSGLAGLGDLVATCSSPLSRNHTFGTNLGKGMTLQETIAVTKQTAEGVKSCESVLDLARRHGVDMPITETVVGIVHEGKSPVVAVKELMSRSAKPERR from the coding sequence GTGAGCAAGCCCGTCAAGGCGGCCGTCTTCGGCACCGGTTCATGGGGTACCGCCTTCGGCATGGTGCTCGCCGACGCGGGGTGCGAGGTCACCCTGTGGGCGCGCCGCCCCGAGCTCGCGGACGCGGTCAACTCCACCCGCACCAACCCGGACTACCTCCCCGGTGTCGAACTTCCGGAGAACCTGAGGGCCACGGCGGACGCCGCCGAGGCCGCGCGCGACGCCGAGTTGACCGTCCTCGCGATCCCCTCGCAGACCCTGCGCGCCAACCTCGCCGAGTGGACCCCGCTGCTCGCGCCCGACACCGTCCTCGTCTCCCTCATGAAGGGCGTCGAACTCGGCTCGGCCATGCGGATGAGCGAGGTGATCGAGGACGTCGCCAAGGTGGGACAGGCCCGGATCGCCGTGGTCACCGGGCCCAACCTCGCGCGGGAGATCGCCGCCCGGATGCCGGCCGCCGCCGTGGTCGCCTGCACCGACGAGGCGGTCGCCAGGCGGCTCCAGGCCTCCTGCCACACGCCGTACTTCCGCCCGTACACCAATACCGACGTGGTGGGCTGCGAACTCGGCGGCGCCGTGAAGAACGTCATCGGCCTCGCCGTCGGCATCGCGGACGGCATGGGACTGGGTGACAACGCCAAGGGTTCGCTCATCACGCGCGGTCTGGCGGAGACGACCCGGCTGGGCCTCGCGATGGGCGCGGACCCCCTCACCTTCTCCGGACTCGCCGGTCTCGGCGACCTGGTGGCGACCTGCTCCTCGCCGCTGTCGCGCAACCACACCTTCGGCACCAACCTCGGCAAGGGCATGACCCTCCAGGAGACCATCGCGGTCACCAAGCAGACCGCCGAGGGCGTCAAGTCCTGTGAGTCCGTGCTGGATCTGGCCCGCAGGCACGGCGTCGACATGCCGATCACCGAGACCGTCGTCGGCATCGTGCACGAGGGCAAGTCCCCGGTGGTCGCCGTCAAGGAGCTGATGTCGCGCAGCGCGAAGCCCGAGCGACGCTGA
- a CDS encoding lysophospholipid acyltransferase family protein produces MPRRRIGFWYRLAAVIAKPPLVVLIKRDWRGLENIPADGGFITAVNHNSHIDPFAYAHFQYNTGRVPRFLAKAGLFKKGFVGAVMRGTGQIPVYRESTDALSAFRAAIDAVERGECVAFYPEGTITRDPNQWPMTGKTGAARVALQTKCPVVPVAQWGANEVLPPYAKKLHLFPRKTHHVLAGPPVDLTRFYDKDMTQDLLKEATEVIMAAITAQLEIIRGEKAPATAYDPRRERIEQRRRSQAQSGREGEKSK; encoded by the coding sequence GTGCCCCGCCGCAGAATCGGCTTCTGGTACCGCTTGGCAGCGGTGATCGCCAAACCGCCGCTCGTGGTTCTGATCAAGCGGGACTGGCGCGGATTGGAGAACATTCCGGCCGACGGCGGATTTATCACCGCGGTCAACCACAATTCGCACATCGACCCCTTCGCGTACGCGCACTTTCAGTACAACACCGGGCGCGTTCCGCGATTCCTGGCGAAGGCCGGTCTTTTCAAGAAGGGATTCGTCGGCGCCGTCATGCGCGGCACCGGACAGATCCCCGTCTATCGCGAGAGCACGGACGCGCTGAGCGCTTTCCGGGCCGCGATCGACGCCGTGGAGCGCGGTGAGTGCGTCGCGTTCTACCCCGAGGGCACCATCACCCGCGACCCGAACCAGTGGCCCATGACCGGCAAGACCGGCGCCGCGCGCGTGGCCCTGCAGACCAAGTGCCCGGTCGTCCCGGTCGCGCAGTGGGGCGCCAACGAGGTGCTGCCGCCGTACGCCAAGAAGCTCCACCTCTTCCCGCGCAAGACGCACCACGTCCTCGCGGGCCCGCCCGTGGACCTCACGCGCTTCTACGACAAGGACATGACCCAGGACCTCCTGAAGGAGGCCACCGAGGTCATCATGGCCGCCATCACCGCCCAGCTGGAGATCATCCGCGGCGAGAAGGCACCCGCGACGGCGTACGACCCGCGCCGCGAGCGGATCGAGCAGCGGCGCCGGAGCCAGGCCCAGAGCGGCCGCGAGGGGGAGAAGAGCAAGTGA
- the cofC gene encoding 2-phospho-L-lactate guanylyltransferase, with protein sequence MQWTLVIPLKPLARAKSRLSDTADDGMRPGLALAFAQDTVAAALACPAVRDVAVVTDDALACRELAALGARIVADEPRGGLNAALRHGASAVRSARPESALAALNADLPALRPLELARVLDAAAEFPRAFLPDAAAMGTTLLAAAGSEELRPAFGPDSRRRHHASGAAELRLDDVDSVRQDVDTGEDLRAALALGVGPRTAAAAARLLIPGQ encoded by the coding sequence GTGCAGTGGACGTTGGTCATCCCGCTGAAACCCCTGGCGCGGGCCAAGAGCAGGCTCTCGGACACCGCCGACGACGGGATGCGCCCGGGTCTGGCGCTGGCCTTCGCCCAGGACACCGTGGCGGCAGCCCTGGCCTGCCCGGCGGTCCGCGATGTGGCGGTAGTCACGGACGACGCCCTGGCCTGCCGCGAGCTGGCGGCCCTGGGCGCCCGCATCGTCGCCGACGAGCCCCGGGGCGGCCTGAACGCGGCCCTGCGGCACGGAGCGTCCGCCGTGCGGTCGGCGCGCCCCGAAAGCGCCCTGGCGGCCCTGAACGCCGATCTGCCGGCTCTGCGCCCCCTGGAATTGGCCCGGGTCCTGGACGCGGCCGCGGAATTCCCCCGCGCTTTCCTTCCGGACGCGGCGGCCATGGGCACGACCTTGTTGGCCGCGGCGGGAAGCGAGGAATTGCGCCCGGCCTTCGGCCCGGATTCCCGGCGCCGCCACCACGCCTCGGGAGCGGCGGAACTCCGTCTCGACGATGTCGATTCCGTACGGCAGGACGTCGACACCGGCGAGGACCTGCGGGCGGCGCTGGCGCTGGGGGTGGGCCCCCGGACGGCCGCCGCCGCGGCGCGGTTGCTGATTCCCGGGCAGTAG
- a CDS encoding HU family DNA-binding protein, whose amino-acid sequence MNKAQLVEAIADKVGGRQQAADAVDAVLDAIVRATVAGDRVSVTGFGSFEKVDRPARYARNPQTGERVRVKKTSVPRFRAGQGFKDLVSGTKKLPKNDVAVKKAPKGSLTGGASATVKKAAAKKATAKTATAKKTTAKKTTAKKTTATAKKTTAKKAPAKKATGTAAKTTAANKTAAKKTTAKKAPAKKATAKKAPAKKSAARTTTAKKATARKR is encoded by the coding sequence GTGAACAAGGCGCAGCTCGTAGAAGCGATTGCCGACAAGGTGGGCGGCCGCCAGCAGGCCGCCGACGCGGTCGACGCGGTCCTGGACGCCATCGTCCGCGCGACGGTCGCGGGCGACCGTGTCTCGGTCACCGGCTTCGGTTCGTTCGAGAAGGTCGACCGGCCGGCCCGTTACGCTCGCAACCCCCAGACGGGCGAGCGGGTTCGGGTCAAGAAGACCTCCGTTCCGCGCTTCCGCGCGGGCCAGGGCTTCAAGGACCTGGTGAGCGGCACGAAGAAGCTCCCGAAGAACGACGTCGCGGTCAAGAAGGCCCCCAAGGGCAGCCTGACCGGCGGGGCTTCGGCCACGGTCAAGAAGGCGGCGGCCAAGAAGGCCACCGCCAAGACCGCCACCGCGAAGAAGACCACCGCGAAGAAGACGACGGCCAAGAAGACCACGGCCACCGCCAAGAAGACGACGGCGAAGAAGGCGCCCGCGAAGAAGGCGACCGGCACCGCCGCCAAGACCACCGCCGCGAACAAGACCGCCGCGAAGAAGACGACGGCCAAGAAGGCCCCGGCGAAGAAGGCGACCGCCAAGAAGGCGCCCGCCAAGAAGTCCGCTGCTCGCACCACCACCGCCAAGAAGGCCACGGCCCGCAAGAGGTAA
- the leuD gene encoding 3-isopropylmalate dehydratase small subunit, producing the protein MEAFTTHTGRAVPLRRSNVDTDQIIPAHWLKKVTRDGFEDGLFEAWRKDEKFILNQPERKGATVLVAGPDFGTGSSREHAVWALQNYGFKAVISSRFADIFRGNSLKNGLLTVVLDQKIVDALQELTEKDPEAEITVDLEAREVRAEGITASFELDENSRWRLLNGLDDISITLQNEADIAAYEAKRPSYKPRTLQA; encoded by the coding sequence ATGGAAGCATTCACCACGCACACCGGCCGGGCCGTTCCGCTGCGTCGCTCGAACGTCGACACCGACCAGATCATCCCTGCTCACTGGCTCAAGAAGGTGACCAGGGACGGGTTCGAGGACGGGCTGTTCGAGGCCTGGCGCAAGGACGAGAAATTCATCCTCAACCAGCCCGAGCGCAAGGGCGCCACGGTCCTGGTCGCCGGCCCCGACTTCGGCACCGGATCCTCCCGTGAGCACGCGGTGTGGGCGCTGCAGAACTACGGCTTCAAGGCCGTGATCTCCTCCCGCTTCGCCGACATCTTCCGCGGCAACTCGCTGAAGAACGGCCTGCTCACGGTGGTCCTGGACCAGAAGATCGTGGACGCGCTCCAGGAGCTCACGGAGAAGGACCCCGAGGCGGAGATCACCGTCGACCTCGAGGCCCGCGAGGTGCGCGCCGAGGGCATCACCGCGAGCTTCGAGCTGGACGAGAACTCCCGCTGGCGGCTGCTGAACGGCCTGGACGACATCTCCATCACCCTCCAGAACGAGGCCGACATCGCCGCGTACGAGGCCAAGCGGCCCTCGTACAAGCCGCGGACGCTCCAGGCGTGA